GTCATCGTCGCGAACTCGTCGGCCCGGTACCAGTTCGCGCAAAAGCGGAGGATGGAGACGAAGATGGCGCCGCTCCCGAAGCCGATGAGGGCGCGCGCGGCGAACGCGGCGACGTAGCTTTCGCTTATTGCAAAGCCGATCGCGCCGACGCTCAGGACGACGCCGCCGATAGAGCCGATCCGCCGCGGCCCGACGCGGTCGACGAGGACGCCGACCGGAATCTGGACGACGGCGTAGATGAGGAAAAAGGAGGCGTGTAACGTCCCCAACTGCGAGGCCGTCGTCCCGAAGGCGGCGGTCAGCCGCCCCGACAACACCGCCGTCGAGAGCCGGTGCAAGTTGACGAGCAGGAAGACCGTCGCCAGCGCGGCCCACGCGACCCACCGGCGTTTCTCGGGCTCCGACAGTACGGTCACGGACGGTAGTTCCGCGTTCGGTACGGTAAGCGTTGTGATACGTTTGAAACCGCGTCGCTCCGGCTACGGGATCGATGCAGTTTCGGTACGAAAAACGATGAAAACGGTGAAACGCTTGAGAACGCTCGAGAACGACCGTCGGCGGCTTAGATGCGGCCGACGTTCTCGACGCCGACGCTCTCGACGCCCTCGACCTCGGAGAAGTTCTCCTCGACGGTCTCCGTACCGCCCGCGCCGTCCGGGACGATCACGGTCGGGTAGAGCGCGGTGAGGCCGAACGCGACTTCCTCGCGCTCGACGCCGTTAATCTTCGCGCCCTCGGGGAGGGAGCTCTCGAGGCGCTCCTGGAGCGCGTCGAGGTCGATCTCGGGGCTGTTCGGCATGACCTTGATTTTGGCGGCTACTTTACCCATGGCGGTAGTGTTATGGTCCGGTGAACCCGCAGTCGGGGCACTCGTAGAGGTTGCTCTGCTTGCGACACTTGGCGCAGCGGTAGATCTGCTGGCCGCACTCGGGGCACTTGAACGCGGCGGCGTTCGTCCCCGCGATGTTGAGCCCGCAGGAGACGCACGAGCGCGTCTCGCGGTCGTCGGTCGTACTCATACCCGTCCCTTCCCGCCCGCCGTTTTTAACGGTTGTCTTTCGAGGGCTCGCGCGTGCGACTCCGTCTCGAGGTCTCGAGGTCTCGAGGCCACCGACTCGCGGTCTCGGCTCGAGAGTCCGGGAGCTGCTCCCCTCGTGCGACGGATTACCACCGTTGCGGGCGGATTTTCTGGCTCGGAAAACGCGCTGACGGGTACTTTACCGATCGGACGGTACGAACGTGTGCGGCCCGATACTGGTGAACTGCCCGAACGCCGGTGGGCCGTGCCTCTGACACCGCGGTCGGCAACATTCAAACCGACCGCACTCTTACTGCCGGTGAATGCGCCTCGACGAGTACATCGAGGACTTAGAGCCCGACGAGGAGGCAGAGCGTCGCCGCCTCGCCAAGGAGAAGTCCTACGAGATCACCGACCACTTGGAGGAGTTCGAGCGGCGGTTCGACGACGCGCTCAGCGGCGACACGCTCGTCGGCTCGACGTCTCCCTCGATCTTCGTCGGGCGGTCGAACTACCCGGATATCCCCGTCGGCCTGCTCTCGCCCGTCGGCGACGAGGACGACGCCGAGGAGTACGTTACCGACGGTGAGTGGTACCAGCAGGGGTACGCGATCAACGACGTGCTCCAGCGCCGGACCGGACTCCTGAACTCCAACAAGCGCGCGAACGTCGACTCGCCGTCGATCGCGAGCCGGCTCACGCCCAACGTCCACGACGCCTGGAACGGCTTCGTCGGCGTCCAGCGCGAGGTCGCCATCGCCGACCGGCCGGTCGACCTCGAGATCGGGCTCGACGACACGCCGGATTTGGGTCTCGACGCAGGAACGGACGTGGCGACACCTCGCGGCCCGCGCGCGAACGCACGGAACGCCGAATTGCGCGAAAATCCCTACGTGCCGAAGCCGGTCAAGAAGACCTTAGAGGACGACGACTGGCAGGCACAGGGCGCGATGACCTACCTCTACCGGCGCGGGTTCGACGTCTACGAGATCAACTCGATCCTTTCCGCGGGCGCGCTCGGCGAGGCCGAACAGCGCCGCCTCGTCCCGACGCGGTGGTCGATCACCGCCGTCGACGACACCGTCGGCCAGTTCCTGCGCGGACGCATCCGCAACGAACCCAGCATCGACGAGGTGCAGGTCTGGGCCAACGAGTACATGGGCAACCGCTACTGGGTCGTCCTCGCGCCGGGCAACTGGGAGTTCGAACTCGTCGAGATGAAGGCGCCGGGCAGCATTTGGAACCCCGATCCCGAGGGCAACACGTGGATGGCCAGCGCTTCGGAGGGGTACGAAGGCCGCTCGAGCTACGTCGAGGAGACCGCCGGCGCCTACTACGCCGCTCGGCTGGGCGTCTTAGAGCACCTCGAGTCGATCGGCCGGCAAGCGAAGTGTCTGGTGCTCCGGGAGGTGTCGGACGACTACTGGGCGCCGGTCGGCGTCTGGCAGGTCCGCGAGAGCGTCCGCAACGCCTTCGACGGGAACTACGGCGAGGCCGAGACGTTCCACGGCGCGGTCGCCGAAATCGCTACCCAGCTGCCGGTCTCCCTCCAGCGGCTCCGCCGCAAGTCGGAACTCGCGGCCGGGCTGCAGGCGAACCTCAGCGCCTTCTCGAGCCTCGAGTGACGAGCGCAAACGTCAGCAGCGCTTCGGGGACGATCGTACGCTGAGTACGCTGAAAAACGGTAGACGAGACGTCAGTCCCCGTCAGGCGACGAGAACTGCGTCGGCGTTAGAAGCGAGTGACGTTGGTCGCGCGCGGACCCTTGGGGGCCTGCTCGATGTCGAATTCGATCTCGGTGCCTTCCGTGAGGTCCTCGCCGCCGACGTCCTCCATGTGGAAGAAAACGTCCTCGTCAGCGTCGTCCGTCTCGATGAAACCGTAACCGCCAGTGTCGTTGAAGAAATCAACAATCCCAGTTGCCATTACAACCAAAGGGAGGGGTGAGCCGGGGATAAGGATTCCGCGAGCCGTGGTATCACGGCCGCCGAGCGCTGTGGTCCGGCGTCGATCGGCGGCCGACTGCGCGATCCGGTCCGTCAATCGTCGTCCGGTTCGGGTTCGAACTCCTCCAGCTCGCCCGCTTCTTCCAGCTCCTCGAGATGCGTCGCGGCGTCCTGCTGGATGTAGCCGGTGAGGACGGCGATGACGGCGATGACGAAGAGCGGGACGCCGACGAGCAGGACGAGTATGCCGATCACGCCGAGGAGATCGGGCGCGAGGAGTGCCGGAGCGAGGGCAACGGCAGGGTCGAGCGCCATGCCCGGAGAGAGGCGATCGGACGGCTTAGTCGCTGGGGTTTCGACCTCTTGTCGCGTTGACCCGTCGCCGTCCGGGAATTTGAGCGGTGTCCCCGTGGCTCTCGGTACCGGGCTGCATGCTCTCTGGTAATACATCGTCGAGCTTTTATTCATCAAATGCATACCGCGACCGATGGCACTCGACTTTACACCGACGACGATCGACGACCTCGATCCGGATCGGCGCCCCTCGTTCCGGCTGGCGCTCGTTCCGGTGTTCGCGGTCGTCCTCTTCCTGGGGATCGGCTCCGCTGTTCTCGGGCTCGACCCCCACGTGCCGCTGCTGTGGAGCATCGTTGTGACGGGTGCGTTCGGCCGCTACCTCGGCTACACCTGGGACGACCTCTCCGACGGGATCATCAACGGGCTGCTGATGGGGATGCAGGCGCTGTTGATCATCTTCACGATCTACGCCCTGATCGCGACCTGGGTCGACGCCGGCACGATCCCGGCGATGATGTACTACGGCCTCGAGTTGCTCTCGCCGGGGGTATTCCTGCCCGTAGCGGCGATTCTAGCGGCCGTCGTCGCGTTCTCGATCGGCTCCTCGTGGACGACGGTCGGGACGCTCGGGGTCGCCTTCGTCGGCATCGGCGCGGGGCTCGGCGTTCCCGGACCGATGACCGTCGGCGCGGTCATCTCGGGCGCCTACGCGGGGGACAAGCAGTCGCCGCTGTCGGACACGACGAACCTCGCGGCCGGCGTGACGAACACGCCGCTGTACGATCACATCTACCGCATGCGAACCGGGACGGCGATCGCCTTCGGCCTCTCGGTGCTCGGCTTCGCCGCGCTCGGCCTCCAGTTCAGCGGCGCCGTGCCGGCCGGTCAGGTCGCGGAGATCCAGACCGCGCTCGCGGGCGCGTACTCGCTGTCCGTGCTCGCGTTCGTTCCGCTCGTGGTCACGTTCGGCCTCGCGCTTCGGGGCTACCCCGCGCTGCCGACGCTCGTCACCGGCGTCTTCGCGGGCATTATCACCGCGATCCTCGTCCAGGGAACGGGCTTCGTCCCCGCCTGGGAGGTCTTCATGGGCGGCACCGCACCCGAGACGGGTTCGGATCTCGTGAACGACCTGCTCGCCACCGGCGGCCTCACCGGCTCGGCCTGGACGATTACCGTCGTCGTCGCGGCGCTGTCGCTCGGCGGCCTGCTCGAGCGCATCGGCGTCCTCGCAGTGCTCGCGAACCAGCTCTCGCAGGGCGTCCGTAGCTCGGGGAGCCTGATCGCCGGCACCGGCGTCTCCGCGATCGTCGTCAACGCGCTGACCGCCCAGCAGTACATGAGCATCGTCCTGCCGGGCGTAACGCTGCGCAACCTCTACGACGAGTTCGGGTTAGACAGCGAGGAACTGTCCCGCGCCGTCGAAGCCGCCGGGACGCCGACCGGCGCCCTCCTGCCGTGGCACGCCGGCGGCGTCTACATGGCCGGCGCGACCGGCGTCGCCACGCTCGAGTACGCGCCGTTCTATCTGTTCGGCTTCCTCTCGCCGCTAGTGCTGTTCGCGATGGCGCTGTCCGGTCGCGGTATCCCGACGACGAGTCGGGCCGAACGCGCACAGCACGCCGACTAACGATCGCCTGAGTCTCCCCCACTGACGCGCCGTTTTTCGATTTCGTCAACTACTCGGCTCGAGTCGAGCTGCGAGCGCGAGCGAAAAGGAGCCGCTGTATGCGCCGGTCGGCGGTCAGTCCGCGTCTTCGGTCTCGGCTTCGACCGAGTCGAACTGCTCGAACGCCTCGGCGGTGAGATCGCCAGTCGTGTCGACGATGTCGGTCCACTCGTCGTTGTCGGGGGCCATCCCGAGCAGCCGGGCGATCTTCATGATCGAGACGTGGTAGACTCGCTGACGACCCGGCTCCTCCTGCCAGACGATCATGTTACAGGGGAAGAGGCCGCCGATGCGGGGCGTCTCGTCGAGCGCCCGATCTGCGATCTCGGGGTTGCAGGCGCCGAGCACGTAGTACGGGTCGCGGTCCGCGTCGACCTTCTCGTTCAGAAGTTCGGCGGGCGAGAACTCGACGGGGATGCCGAAGCCGACGTCCTCGCAGACCTCGCGGACGTGCTCGACCGCCTCCTCGTGGTCCATCTCGAGGACGGCCTGTTTCTCGCCGAACTCGTCGGGGTCGATCGTCGCGGGATCGATAGGGAGACTCATGGGCGTCCATTCGCGCCCGCGGGCCTTAATCGGTCCCGTCGCGCTCGCCGTTCGCCATTCCCGTTCCCTCGAGCCCGGTCAGAACAGCGGCAACCACTCGAGGGCCCGCAGGAACGGCGTCGGATCGAACAGCGGTTCGTGGAGCACCAGCCAGTCCAGCAGGACGAGGCCGGCCCCGTGGGCGATCACCGAGGGGAGGATCGAGTCGGACTTGTAGTCGATCGCGCCGAAGAGCACGTCCGTCGGTCCCGAGAGCACGAACTCGATCGGCGGCTTCGAGGCGTGGTGAAGCATGTAGATAACGGGGCTGATGAACACCGCCTTGAATCCCAGTTCCTTGACGCCGACGCAGAGCAGCCCGCGGTAGTAGGTCTCGGCGGCCAACGCCAGCGTGAACAGCTTGATCGCGTGGGGAACGAACTCGGCCGGCGCCGCCGACGTCTCCCAGATCGGGTAGAACGCGCGGATCGGCGGGAGCGTCGAGCCCACCAGATAGAACGGCAGCACGAACAGCGCGAGGAGACCGGCGTTCCGAACGGCGACGCGGTTGATGTTCCAGCCGACGTGGCGCCCGTGCGACAGGCCCAGCGCGAGGGGGCCGCCGATCAGCAGGACGCTGTCGACGATCGTTCGCGGCCCCAGCTCGGCGGGGACGAGCTGCATCCACAGCAACGTCAGAACTGCACCCGTCAGTAGCGACTTCTGGACCCACGAGAGGCGGTCGAACTGCTCGCGAAGCCAACCGACGCCGCGGCCCGCTTCCGCCGCCACGGGTTACTCGTCCGCGGTCGGAACCGGTCCCGTTCCGATCACGTCGCGGACGTGGCGCTCGAACTCCTGGCGGCGCTGGAAGTACGTTTCGTCGACTTCCTCGAGAACCGCCGAGAGTTCGCGGGGCCCGTCGGGCGTGCGGATCACGCTGTCGCCCTCGAGGCGGTCGACCTCGCTCTTTTCCTTGGGCCAGGTCAGCCGGGACGTCACCCGAGCGAGGGGGGCTCCCTCGACGGGCGTGTGCTCACCGAGCGAAACGGCCGGTTCCTCGTCCTCGTCGTCGCTCATGGACGGCGATTCGCGAG
The DNA window shown above is from Halopiger xanaduensis SH-6 and carries:
- a CDS encoding DUF5789 family protein, which produces MSDDEDEEPAVSLGEHTPVEGAPLARVTSRLTWPKEKSEVDRLEGDSVIRTPDGPRELSAVLEEVDETYFQRRQEFERHVRDVIGTGPVPTADE
- the nreA gene encoding DNA repair protein NreA, with the protein product MRLDEYIEDLEPDEEAERRRLAKEKSYEITDHLEEFERRFDDALSGDTLVGSTSPSIFVGRSNYPDIPVGLLSPVGDEDDAEEYVTDGEWYQQGYAINDVLQRRTGLLNSNKRANVDSPSIASRLTPNVHDAWNGFVGVQREVAIADRPVDLEIGLDDTPDLGLDAGTDVATPRGPRANARNAELRENPYVPKPVKKTLEDDDWQAQGAMTYLYRRGFDVYEINSILSAGALGEAEQRRLVPTRWSITAVDDTVGQFLRGRIRNEPSIDEVQVWANEYMGNRYWVVLAPGNWEFELVEMKAPGSIWNPDPEGNTWMASASEGYEGRSSYVEETAGAYYAARLGVLEHLESIGRQAKCLVLREVSDDYWAPVGVWQVRESVRNAFDGNYGEAETFHGAVAEIATQLPVSLQRLRRKSELAAGLQANLSAFSSLE
- a CDS encoding CPBP family glutamic-type intramembrane protease; translated protein: MAAEAGRGVGWLREQFDRLSWVQKSLLTGAVLTLLWMQLVPAELGPRTIVDSVLLIGGPLALGLSHGRHVGWNINRVAVRNAGLLALFVLPFYLVGSTLPPIRAFYPIWETSAAPAEFVPHAIKLFTLALAAETYYRGLLCVGVKELGFKAVFISPVIYMLHHASKPPIEFVLSGPTDVLFGAIDYKSDSILPSVIAHGAGLVLLDWLVLHEPLFDPTPFLRALEWLPLF
- a CDS encoding HVO_2753 family zinc finger protein, with product MSTTDDRETRSCVSCGLNIAGTNAAAFKCPECGQQIYRCAKCRKQSNLYECPDCGFTGP
- the arcD gene encoding arginine/ornithine antiporter ArcD; translation: MALDFTPTTIDDLDPDRRPSFRLALVPVFAVVLFLGIGSAVLGLDPHVPLLWSIVVTGAFGRYLGYTWDDLSDGIINGLLMGMQALLIIFTIYALIATWVDAGTIPAMMYYGLELLSPGVFLPVAAILAAVVAFSIGSSWTTVGTLGVAFVGIGAGLGVPGPMTVGAVISGAYAGDKQSPLSDTTNLAAGVTNTPLYDHIYRMRTGTAIAFGLSVLGFAALGLQFSGAVPAGQVAEIQTALAGAYSLSVLAFVPLVVTFGLALRGYPALPTLVTGVFAGIITAILVQGTGFVPAWEVFMGGTAPETGSDLVNDLLATGGLTGSAWTITVVVAALSLGGLLERIGVLAVLANQLSQGVRSSGSLIAGTGVSAIVVNALTAQQYMSIVLPGVTLRNLYDEFGLDSEELSRAVEAAGTPTGALLPWHAGGVYMAGATGVATLEYAPFYLFGFLSPLVLFAMALSGRGIPTTSRAERAQHAD
- a CDS encoding cold-shock protein; the encoded protein is MATGIVDFFNDTGGYGFIETDDADEDVFFHMEDVGGEDLTEGTEIEFDIEQAPKGPRATNVTRF
- a CDS encoding elongation factor 1-beta encodes the protein MGKVAAKIKVMPNSPEIDLDALQERLESSLPEGAKINGVEREEVAFGLTALYPTVIVPDGAGGTETVEENFSEVEGVESVGVENVGRI
- a CDS encoding DUF302 domain-containing protein; protein product: MSLPIDPATIDPDEFGEKQAVLEMDHEEAVEHVREVCEDVGFGIPVEFSPAELLNEKVDADRDPYYVLGACNPEIADRALDETPRIGGLFPCNMIVWQEEPGRQRVYHVSIMKIARLLGMAPDNDEWTDIVDTTGDLTAEAFEQFDSVEAETEDAD